In a single window of the bacterium genome:
- a CDS encoding 4Fe-4S dicluster domain-containing protein — MARKAMLIDITLCVGCGLCRDACKEQNGLPAGEETKLNANAYTVVQDHGNDVFVRRVCMHCEVPTCASVCPVGAFTKTADGPVLYEESKCIGCRYCMQACPYQVPTYTWDQVAPRVRKCIFCHTRLAEGLPTACAEACPTGATIFGDREELIAEAQRRLREEPEKYVNHIYGLNEAGGSSVFFLSAIPFEQLGFPNNLPDHPLPMLTWNALSKIPNIVAVGGTALYGLWWIINRRDEVGKLQAKLKEMEDRKE, encoded by the coding sequence ATGGCGCGCAAGGCAATGTTGATTGATATTACTCTGTGTGTCGGTTGCGGGCTGTGCCGCGATGCCTGCAAGGAACAAAACGGGCTGCCCGCCGGCGAAGAAACCAAGCTCAACGCTAATGCCTATACCGTGGTGCAGGATCATGGCAATGATGTGTTTGTGCGGCGCGTGTGCATGCACTGTGAGGTGCCGACCTGCGCCTCGGTCTGCCCGGTGGGTGCTTTCACCAAAACCGCGGACGGCCCGGTGCTGTACGAGGAGTCCAAGTGCATCGGCTGCCGCTACTGCATGCAAGCGTGCCCTTATCAAGTGCCCACCTACACCTGGGATCAAGTCGCGCCGCGCGTGCGCAAGTGCATTTTCTGCCACACGCGCCTGGCGGAGGGCTTGCCGACTGCTTGCGCCGAAGCCTGCCCCACGGGCGCCACCATCTTCGGTGATCGGGAGGAGTTGATCGCGGAAGCGCAACGCCGCCTGCGCGAGGAGCCGGAGAAATACGTCAATCACATCTATGGCCTCAACGAGGCCGGCGGCAGCTCGGTTTTCTTCCTCTCGGCCATACCGTTCGAGCAATTGGGTTTCCCCAACAATCTGCCCGATCATCCGTTGCCGATGCTGACCTGGAACGCGCTCTCGAAGATTCCGAACATCGTGGCAGTGGGCGGCACCGCGCTGTATGGCTTGTGGTGGATCATCAATCGCCGCGATGAGGTGGGCAAGCTGCAGGCGAAGCTGAAGGAGATGGAGGATAGAAAAGAATAG
- a CDS encoding tryptophanase has product MRTIIEPFRIKMTEPIHLLSHEQRVQKLAEAHHNVFLLDAADCPIDLLTDSGTGAMSTEQWAALMLGDESYAGSKSWKRFEATVRQITGMEHVFPTHQGRAAEGILAQTRLQPGDIIPNNSHFDTTRANIEFVHAQAVDLLCPEGLNTTLEAPFKGDMDLARLERCLDEHGREKIPFCMITVTNNTGGGQPVSLANVRAVKRLLQKYGVPLVIDACRFAENAYFVHEREPGYRSKTLLEIAQEMFSYADAATMSAKKDGLANIGGFLVCNDEQWAEDFRNALILREGFPTYGGLAGRDLEVIAVGLMEALDYDYQVYRHATVEYMGQRLQKIGIPHVRPVGGHAVFLDAKAMLPHVPPLQYPGIGLVNELYLDGGVRGVEIGSVMFGRFDKSGRELPAPLELVRLAFPRRVYTQSHFDYVIEVLEAVWRQRDKIPGYRICYQPRFLRHFTCHFEPLA; this is encoded by the coding sequence ATGCGAACGATCATTGAGCCTTTTCGCATCAAAATGACCGAGCCCATTCACCTGCTTTCGCACGAGCAGCGCGTGCAGAAGCTGGCGGAGGCGCATCATAACGTGTTTCTGTTGGACGCAGCCGATTGCCCCATCGATTTGTTGACCGACAGCGGCACCGGCGCGATGTCCACGGAGCAGTGGGCGGCTTTGATGCTGGGGGACGAGAGCTATGCCGGCAGCAAATCCTGGAAACGGTTCGAAGCCACGGTCAGGCAGATCACCGGCATGGAGCACGTCTTTCCCACGCATCAGGGCCGTGCCGCGGAAGGCATTCTCGCACAAACCCGCCTCCAACCCGGCGACATTATTCCCAACAACAGTCATTTCGACACCACCCGCGCGAACATCGAATTCGTGCACGCGCAGGCAGTGGATTTGTTGTGCCCGGAAGGACTCAACACGACGCTCGAGGCGCCGTTCAAGGGCGATATGGACCTGGCCAGGTTGGAGCGCTGCCTGGACGAGCACGGCCGGGAGAAGATTCCTTTTTGCATGATTACCGTGACGAACAACACCGGCGGCGGCCAGCCGGTGTCGCTCGCCAACGTTCGTGCGGTGAAACGGCTGCTGCAAAAGTACGGCGTGCCGTTGGTAATCGATGCCTGCCGCTTCGCGGAGAATGCTTATTTCGTTCACGAACGCGAGCCGGGCTATCGCAGCAAAACCCTGCTGGAAATCGCGCAGGAGATGTTTTCCTATGCGGATGCCGCGACCATGAGCGCCAAAAAAGACGGCCTCGCCAACATCGGCGGCTTTCTGGTTTGCAATGATGAACAGTGGGCCGAGGATTTTCGCAATGCCCTCATTTTGCGCGAGGGCTTTCCGACCTATGGCGGCTTGGCCGGCCGTGATTTGGAAGTGATCGCGGTGGGCTTGATGGAAGCACTCGATTATGACTATCAAGTCTATCGTCACGCCACCGTCGAATACATGGGCCAGCGGTTGCAGAAGATCGGCATTCCGCACGTGCGGCCGGTGGGCGGCCATGCCGTTTTCCTCGATGCCAAAGCCATGCTGCCGCATGTGCCGCCGCTGCAATATCCCGGCATCGGCCTGGTAAATGAATTGTATCTCGACGGCGGGGTGCGTGGGGTTGAGATTGGCAGTGTGATGTTTGGCCGCTTCGACAAGTCCGGTCGCGAACTGCCGGCGCCGCTGGAGCTGGTGCGCCTCGCCTTTCCGCGCCGCGTTTACACGCAAAGCCATTTTGACTACGTCATCGAAGTGTTGGAAGCGGTGTGGCGGCAGCGCGACAAGATTCCGGGCTATCGCATTTGCTATCAACCGAGATTCCTTCGCCATTTTACCTGCCATTTTGAGCCACTTGCTTAG
- a CDS encoding NADP-dependent malic enzyme produces the protein MVTKESALRYHSEGRKGKIEVVSTKPCVTQNDLSLAYTPGVAEPCREIHRDGEKVWEYTSRGNLVAVVSNGTAVLGLGDIGAAAGKPVMEGKGVLFKRFADVDVFDIELDTHDPQEIIKAVKLMEPTFGGINLEDIKAPECFLIEETLKQTMKIPVFHDDQHGTAIISGAALLNALELVGKDISKVKVVFNGAGASGIACANYYLSLGVARQNLILCDTKGVVYAGRKENMNPYKAKLAAETKARTLAEAMAGADVFVGLSGPNMVTQEMVKAMAKDAVIFAMANPDPEITYEDATAVRSDLIMATGRSDFPNQVNNVLGFPFIFRGALDVRATAINEEMKHAATRALAELAKEPVPYAVIKAYRLQNLKFGRDYIIPKPFDPRVLLWVAPAVAQAAMASGVAQKQIDLEKYREELEARLGFSRKFMRVMINKAKSAPKRIVYPEGDFPAILKACEIILDEGMAHPILLGDEQVIQNRIEEMHLHLHGGVEIVNPLTSPKLVPYVDRFYELRKRKGVTRREAEVLMRERSYFGPMMVHLGEADGLVAGITKHYPETLRPALQIIKLRDGVTKVAGLYAMVFKEGVYFIADATVNIDPSAEDLAEIAMLAAKEVRRFNIEPRVALLSFSNFGSVQHPLAQKVQNALAILRHRAVDFVVDGEMQADTAVVPEIVEDFYPFCRIKGGANVLIFPDLISGNVAYKLLQRLGHAEAIGPVLMGMKKPVHVLQIGSMSEMDVVNMTAIAVVDAQMLGKEG, from the coding sequence ATGGTTACCAAAGAATCAGCCCTTCGCTATCACAGCGAAGGCCGCAAGGGCAAGATCGAGGTGGTCTCGACCAAGCCGTGCGTCACGCAAAATGATTTGTCGCTGGCCTACACGCCGGGTGTTGCCGAACCCTGCCGCGAAATCCACCGGGACGGCGAAAAAGTTTGGGAATACACCTCGCGCGGCAACCTGGTCGCCGTGGTTTCCAACGGCACGGCCGTGCTCGGCCTCGGTGATATCGGCGCCGCCGCCGGCAAGCCGGTCATGGAAGGCAAGGGCGTGCTGTTCAAGCGCTTCGCGGATGTCGACGTCTTTGACATCGAGCTGGACACGCATGATCCGCAGGAGATCATCAAGGCGGTCAAGCTCATGGAGCCAACCTTTGGCGGCATCAATCTCGAAGACATCAAGGCGCCGGAGTGTTTTCTCATCGAGGAAACCCTGAAGCAGACCATGAAGATCCCGGTGTTCCATGATGACCAGCACGGCACCGCCATCATCTCGGGCGCGGCGCTGCTCAACGCGCTGGAGCTGGTGGGCAAGGACATCAGCAAGGTGAAGGTGGTGTTCAACGGCGCCGGCGCTTCCGGCATTGCCTGCGCGAACTACTATCTCAGCCTGGGCGTGGCGCGGCAAAATCTGATCCTGTGCGACACCAAGGGCGTGGTCTACGCCGGCCGCAAGGAGAACATGAATCCCTACAAGGCCAAATTGGCGGCGGAGACCAAGGCCCGCACGCTCGCCGAAGCGATGGCAGGCGCCGATGTTTTTGTCGGCCTCTCCGGCCCCAACATGGTCACCCAGGAGATGGTGAAGGCGATGGCAAAAGATGCGGTGATTTTCGCCATGGCCAATCCGGATCCGGAGATCACCTACGAAGACGCCACCGCGGTGCGCAGCGATCTCATCATGGCCACCGGCCGGTCGGACTTTCCCAATCAAGTCAATAACGTGCTGGGATTCCCGTTCATCTTTCGCGGCGCGCTGGACGTGCGTGCCACCGCCATCAACGAAGAGATGAAGCATGCCGCCACCCGCGCCCTCGCCGAGCTGGCGAAAGAACCGGTGCCCTACGCGGTGATCAAAGCCTATCGCCTGCAGAATCTCAAGTTCGGCCGCGATTACATCATCCCCAAGCCCTTTGATCCACGCGTGCTCCTTTGGGTGGCGCCCGCGGTGGCGCAGGCGGCCATGGCGAGCGGCGTGGCGCAAAAGCAGATCGATCTGGAGAAATACCGCGAAGAGCTGGAAGCCCGGCTGGGTTTCTCGCGCAAGTTCATGCGGGTGATGATCAACAAGGCCAAGTCCGCGCCCAAACGCATCGTCTATCCCGAAGGCGATTTTCCCGCGATTTTGAAGGCCTGCGAAATCATTCTCGACGAGGGCATGGCTCATCCCATCCTGCTCGGCGATGAGCAGGTGATTCAGAACCGCATCGAGGAGATGCACCTGCATCTGCACGGCGGCGTTGAAATCGTCAACCCGCTCACTTCCCCCAAGCTGGTGCCCTATGTGGATCGCTTCTATGAGCTGCGCAAACGCAAGGGCGTTACGCGGCGCGAGGCCGAAGTGCTGATGCGGGAGCGCAGCTATTTTGGCCCGATGATGGTGCATCTCGGCGAGGCCGACGGCCTGGTCGCCGGCATCACCAAGCACTATCCGGAAACCCTGCGGCCGGCGCTGCAAATCATCAAGCTGCGCGACGGCGTTACCAAAGTCGCGGGCTTGTATGCCATGGTCTTCAAGGAAGGCGTCTATTTCATCGCGGACGCCACCGTGAACATCGATCCCAGTGCCGAAGATCTGGCGGAGATCGCCATGCTGGCGGCCAAGGAAGTGCGGCGGTTCAACATCGAGCCGCGCGTGGCCTTGCTCTCGTTCTCCAATTTCGGCAGCGTGCAGCATCCGCTTGCGCAAAAAGTGCAGAACGCGTTGGCCATTCTGCGCCACCGTGCGGTGGATTTCGTGGTGGACGGCGAAATGCAGGCGGACACCGCCGTGGTGCCGGAGATCGTCGAAGATTTCTATCCCTTCTGCCGCATCAAGGGCGGCGCCAATGTGCTCATCTTCCCGGACTTGATCAGCGGCAACGTGGCCTATAAGCTGTTGCAGCGCCTCGGCCACGCCGAAGCCATCGGCCCGGTGCTCATGGGCATGAAGAAACCCGTGCACGTTCTGCAAATCGGCAGCATGAGCGAGATGGATGTGGTGAATATGACCGCCATCGCGGTGGTGGACGCCCAGATGCTCGGCAAAGAAGGCTGA
- a CDS encoding radical SAM protein translates to MTFQQKYRYLFGPVRSRRLGLSLGIDTVPNKTCTFNCVYCQLGRTTYQTILREEYVPANDVMTELADFLEYDGRADYVTFSGSGEPTLHRKLGEMIVRAKRLTNIPVAVLTCSALMYDAQVRHELAQADMILPSLDAASPRTFYAVNRPHGRLYLAEIINGLRQFRAEFSGKIWLEIMLVKGVNDDEEEIALLRRAIAEIQPDKVHLNTVVRPPAEDEAQALSDDELRAVQAKLGPPAEVIAERWTAPRLSLDSRLISEAVNLIARHPMTLEEISHYMNCKPEIIALMLKGLTDSGEVEARTHRGQVFYVALAEENAGAAAGVAAAWPASSAVAKLADEDLEP, encoded by the coding sequence ATGACATTCCAGCAAAAATACCGCTATCTTTTCGGCCCGGTGCGCTCCCGGCGCCTGGGCCTCTCGCTAGGCATCGATACCGTGCCGAACAAGACTTGTACGTTCAATTGCGTTTACTGCCAGCTCGGACGCACCACCTATCAGACCATCTTGCGGGAAGAATATGTGCCGGCCAATGATGTTATGACCGAGCTGGCGGATTTCCTGGAATATGACGGCCGCGCCGATTATGTGACTTTTTCCGGTTCGGGCGAGCCGACCCTGCACCGCAAGCTCGGCGAGATGATCGTGCGCGCCAAACGTCTGACCAACATCCCGGTGGCGGTGCTCACTTGCAGCGCTTTGATGTACGACGCGCAGGTGCGGCACGAGCTGGCGCAGGCGGACATGATTTTGCCCTCGCTCGACGCCGCCTCACCCCGCACGTTTTATGCCGTCAATCGGCCGCACGGCCGTTTGTATCTCGCCGAAATCATCAACGGCCTCCGCCAATTTCGGGCGGAATTCTCCGGCAAAATCTGGCTGGAGATCATGCTGGTGAAGGGCGTCAATGATGATGAAGAGGAGATTGCGCTCTTGCGCCGCGCGATCGCCGAGATCCAGCCGGACAAGGTTCATCTCAACACGGTGGTGCGGCCGCCCGCCGAAGACGAAGCCCAGGCGCTTTCTGACGATGAATTGCGGGCCGTGCAAGCCAAGCTCGGCCCGCCCGCGGAGGTGATCGCGGAGCGCTGGACCGCACCGCGCCTGTCGCTCGACAGCCGGCTGATCTCCGAGGCCGTCAATCTCATCGCCCGCCATCCGATGACGCTCGAGGAGATTTCCCACTACATGAATTGCAAGCCGGAGATCATCGCGCTGATGCTGAAGGGCTTGACCGATTCCGGCGAGGTGGAGGCGCGTACGCATCGCGGCCAGGTTTTTTATGTTGCACTCGCCGAGGAGAATGCCGGCGCGGCCGCGGGAGTGGCCGCGGCCTGGCCGGCGTCCAGCGCTGTGGCAAAACTCGCCGATGAAGATCTCGAGCCCTAA